Proteins co-encoded in one Thermodesulfobacteriota bacterium genomic window:
- a CDS encoding cation:proton antiporter codes for MSPEVAFLLQFALILVLARALGEVMQRINQPAVLGELLAGILLGPSVLGWAWPELQRTVFLQTEHLQTMSYVGLVLLMLLTGLETDVRSMRNMGRTALLASIFGIAVPFASGMLLGWALPDSYALKGPLPLMLFLATAMGVSAMPVIAKILIDLNMVRRDLGILTLSAAVVDDTIGWIVLAMISGMVTTGAFEPSRLAATLGWLVAFMLAARYLLYPGLKMGLARADHLLRISGGELVVIVGVTLLCGAATEAMHVHAVFGAFVAGTLVRQCPTLRTERLHKLESVTLSLFAPLFFGEVGLRVDFSQIQGFLLPAAVLLIAIAGKVAGCFVAGILGRLHPWSALALGFLMSARGAVGLVVAKIGLDLGILNVELFSCIVLMSILTSFMAPVLVKTVHGRIPVTEEERRRMAPVPETFLPSSAMKILVPAGGGPNALSASHVAAVLCGEEGNRATAIYVDTQRRTLPDRIAFWRKRPRMDVAGYFAEIQAASPGSRGMLLTREVPSGKGVRETILEEARHGYDFLFLGASMHTHPIYNPLISGIVSASPAQVVIFRTPHYGRTAPLPFRRILVPTNGSRHADAAYEFAADYAWRVGARVTMLFFVQSLEQNPLLPSLGTDQAEMRAHQVMLENLQGRVPEKLRRHQTDIRVVEGISLIAAITDEVREGGHDLVILGAENRSMTERIYFGPVVEGCLERLGCAVAVVVPSRGLGRRTQ; via the coding sequence ATGAGCCCGGAAGTCGCGTTCCTCCTGCAGTTCGCCCTGATCCTCGTCCTGGCGCGCGCGCTGGGGGAGGTCATGCAGCGCATCAATCAGCCCGCCGTCCTTGGAGAGCTGCTGGCGGGCATCCTGCTCGGGCCCTCCGTGCTGGGTTGGGCGTGGCCGGAGCTGCAGCGGACCGTCTTTCTGCAGACGGAGCACCTCCAGACCATGTCCTACGTGGGGCTGGTGCTCCTGATGCTGCTGACCGGACTGGAGACCGACGTCCGTAGCATGCGGAACATGGGGCGGACGGCGCTCCTGGCCTCGATCTTCGGCATCGCCGTGCCGTTCGCCTCGGGGATGCTCCTCGGATGGGCCCTGCCGGACTCCTACGCGCTGAAGGGCCCCCTGCCGCTGATGCTCTTCCTCGCCACGGCGATGGGGGTCTCGGCCATGCCGGTGATAGCGAAGATCCTCATCGACCTGAACATGGTCCGGCGCGACCTCGGCATCCTGACGCTCAGCGCGGCCGTCGTGGACGACACCATCGGCTGGATCGTCCTCGCGATGATCTCCGGGATGGTGACCACCGGCGCGTTCGAGCCGTCCCGGCTCGCGGCGACCCTGGGCTGGCTCGTCGCGTTCATGCTGGCGGCGCGGTACCTGCTCTACCCGGGGCTGAAGATGGGGCTGGCGCGGGCGGACCACCTCCTCCGGATCTCCGGCGGCGAGCTGGTGGTCATCGTGGGCGTCACCCTGCTGTGCGGGGCCGCCACCGAGGCGATGCACGTCCACGCGGTGTTCGGCGCCTTCGTGGCGGGCACCCTGGTGCGGCAGTGCCCCACCCTTCGGACCGAGCGGCTGCACAAGCTGGAAAGCGTCACCCTGTCGCTGTTCGCCCCCCTCTTCTTCGGCGAAGTCGGGCTGCGGGTGGACTTCTCGCAGATCCAGGGCTTCCTGCTTCCCGCCGCAGTCCTGCTCATCGCGATCGCCGGCAAGGTGGCCGGCTGCTTCGTCGCAGGGATCCTCGGGCGGCTCCACCCGTGGTCGGCGCTGGCCCTCGGGTTCCTGATGAGCGCCCGGGGCGCCGTGGGGCTGGTGGTGGCGAAGATCGGCCTCGACCTGGGAATACTGAACGTCGAGCTCTTCTCCTGCATCGTCCTGATGTCGATCCTCACCTCCTTCATGGCCCCGGTCCTGGTGAAGACCGTCCACGGGAGGATCCCGGTGACCGAAGAGGAACGGCGGCGCATGGCGCCGGTCCCGGAGACCTTCCTGCCCTCGTCGGCCATGAAGATCCTCGTCCCCGCCGGCGGCGGCCCGAACGCGTTGTCGGCCTCCCACGTCGCGGCCGTGCTGTGCGGCGAGGAGGGAAACCGGGCGACCGCGATCTACGTGGACACGCAGCGGCGGACGCTGCCGGACCGGATCGCGTTCTGGAGAAAACGTCCCAGGATGGACGTCGCCGGGTACTTCGCGGAGATCCAGGCCGCGTCGCCGGGTTCCCGCGGCATGCTGCTCACCCGCGAGGTTCCGTCCGGGAAGGGCGTCCGGGAGACGATCCTGGAAGAAGCGCGGCATGGATACGATTTCCTCTTCCTGGGCGCCTCCATGCACACCCACCCGATCTACAATCCGCTGATCTCCGGCATCGTGAGCGCAAGCCCGGCCCAGGTCGTGATCTTCCGCACCCCCCATTACGGCAGGACGGCTCCCCTTCCCTTCCGGCGGATCCTCGTCCCGACGAACGGCAGCCGGCACGCGGACGCCGCCTACGAGTTCGCTGCCGACTACGCCTGGCGCGTCGGCGCCCGGGTGACGATGCTTTTCTTCGTCCAGTCGCTGGAGCAGAACCCGCTGCTGCCGAGCCTCGGGACCGACCAGGCGGAGATGCGGGCGCACCAGGTCATGCTGGAGAACCTGCAGGGGAGGGTGCCGGAGAAGCTCCGCAGGCATCAGACCGACATTCGCGTCGTGGAGGGGATCTCGCTGATCGCCGCCATCACGGACGAGGTCCGCGAAGGCGGGCACGACCTGGTGATCCTCGGTGCGGAGAACCGCAGCATGACGGAGAGGATCTACTTCGGTCCCGTCGTGGAAGGGTGCCTGGAGCGTCTCGGATGCGCCGTTGCGGTCGTCGTGCCGAGCCGCGGCCTGGGGCGGCGGACGCAGTGA
- a CDS encoding mechanosensitive ion channel family protein — MIQGFLNRVVYYNRISDYLLFLAIFAGGFLVVKIAQSVLTRRLKAWALKTETHFDDFLIDRIRWTGVPLACLAIAKSSLEVLRLTPRAARIIDTAGIVIAGLLAILFVVALVRFAFREYLRKQGADASRERALKGVVVLADAAIWIVGALFLLDNMGFEISAVVAGLGVGGIAVALAAQAVLGDLFAYFTILFDRPFEIGDFIIVGDQMGTIERFGIKTTRIAGLGGEQIVVSNKDLTDSRVRNFKRMERRRVVFRLGVTYQTPADALEAIPAIVADVFRDIEGATLDRAHFFSFGDFSLIFEIVYYVEGNDYTKYMNIQQAANLRIRGEFEKRKIEFAYPTQTLYLNKA, encoded by the coding sequence ATGATCCAGGGTTTCCTGAACCGCGTGGTCTACTACAACCGGATCTCCGACTACCTGCTGTTCCTGGCGATTTTCGCCGGCGGATTCCTCGTGGTGAAGATCGCGCAATCCGTCCTGACGCGCCGGCTGAAGGCCTGGGCGCTGAAGACCGAGACCCATTTCGACGATTTCCTCATCGACAGGATCCGCTGGACCGGCGTCCCGCTGGCCTGCCTCGCGATCGCCAAGTCCTCCCTGGAGGTCCTGCGTCTCACGCCGCGGGCCGCCCGGATCATCGACACGGCCGGGATCGTCATCGCCGGTCTGCTGGCCATCCTCTTCGTCGTCGCGCTGGTCCGGTTCGCCTTCCGGGAATACCTGCGGAAGCAGGGGGCGGACGCATCGAGGGAGCGCGCCCTGAAAGGAGTCGTCGTCCTCGCGGACGCCGCGATCTGGATCGTCGGCGCCCTCTTCCTGCTCGACAACATGGGGTTCGAGATCTCCGCCGTGGTCGCGGGGCTCGGGGTCGGCGGGATCGCCGTGGCGCTCGCCGCCCAGGCCGTCCTCGGCGACCTGTTCGCCTATTTCACGATCCTGTTCGACCGGCCCTTCGAGATCGGCGACTTCATCATCGTGGGGGACCAGATGGGCACGATCGAGCGTTTCGGGATCAAGACCACGCGGATCGCCGGGCTCGGCGGGGAGCAGATCGTCGTGTCCAACAAGGACCTGACCGACTCGCGGGTCCGCAACTTCAAGCGGATGGAGCGGCGGCGGGTCGTGTTCCGCCTCGGGGTGACCTATCAGACGCCGGCGGATGCGCTGGAGGCGATTCCGGCGATCGTCGCGGACGTCTTCCGGGACATCGAGGGGGCGACGCTGGATCGCGCGCACTTCTTTTCCTTCGGGGACTTCAGCCTGATCTTCGAGATCGTTTATTACGTCGAAGGGAACGACTACACGAAGTACATGAACATCCAGCAGGCGGCGAACCTGCGGATCCGCGGTGAATTCGAAAAGCGGAAAATCGAGTTCGCCTACCCGACCCAGACCCTTTACCTGAACAAGGCATGA
- the malQ gene encoding 4-alpha-glucanotransferase produces MTSRSGREMRELRRLALVRGVQTSYFDIRRTRRIPPPETLLAVLRALGEPLETFRDAPDALQRAEESAWNRFCPPVCAAWDGVPAPLALRVPRAAGDSRARIRISLEEGKKLESGCDLSRLPVAAAGKGAAGDCVEKRVPLPWKLPPGCHALRVELRGMRADATVVSAPRRAWSPPETERSGWGVFLPLYALHSRRSPAGGDLTDLRSLADWVEGLGGGAVATLPLLSACAPEPFEPSPYSPCSRLAWNEIYLDVERAPGFAECPEARALLSSASYREEAEGARKSPLVDHRRLLALKRSVLEPLARRFFRDGSDAGEGYRRFLAENPHIEDYSSFRAAWDGRGAPWPAWPSPLRDGILREDDFPAEGKRYHLFVQWALHRQLRELSSGPRKPLYLDLPLGTAYDGYDVWRNRDLFALDASSGAPPDDFFTRGQDWGFPPLHPGRSGDRGHAYFRACLASQMRYAGTVRIDHVMGLHRFFWIPKGAGPGEGTYIRYPAEELYAVACLESNRHGTRVVGEDLGTVPRYVRPAMARHGIRRMFVAQFGMSPKPERALAGIPKGSVAAVNTHDMPPFASFWKGSDIDDRVSLGLLDPAGAVREKALRRKVVEALSEYFRRKGRLPGKAGNPGAERALRAALAHLAESGAETVIVGLEDLWLEPAPQNTPGTWKERSNWVRKCRFSFEEFREMPEVVRVLEEIGRIRVTGPAFGCTIGGCMSNPDRRRR; encoded by the coding sequence CGCTGGTGCGCGGGGTGCAGACCTCGTATTTCGACATCCGCAGGACGCGCAGAATCCCTCCTCCGGAAACGCTCCTTGCGGTGCTTCGCGCGCTCGGCGAACCGCTGGAAACGTTCCGGGACGCCCCGGACGCGCTCCAGCGCGCGGAAGAATCCGCGTGGAACCGCTTCTGCCCCCCCGTCTGCGCGGCCTGGGACGGCGTTCCGGCGCCGCTCGCGCTGCGCGTCCCCCGCGCAGCGGGGGATTCCCGCGCCCGGATCCGCATCTCCCTGGAGGAAGGGAAGAAACTCGAATCCGGCTGCGACCTGTCGCGCCTCCCGGTTGCGGCCGCCGGGAAGGGGGCCGCGGGGGATTGCGTGGAGAAAAGGGTCCCCCTCCCGTGGAAGCTGCCGCCGGGATGCCACGCGCTCCGCGTGGAGCTGCGCGGCATGCGTGCGGATGCGACGGTCGTTTCCGCTCCGCGCCGCGCCTGGTCGCCTCCGGAAACGGAGCGGAGCGGCTGGGGAGTGTTCCTGCCGTTGTATGCCCTCCACTCCCGGAGAAGCCCGGCCGGGGGAGACCTGACGGACCTGCGCTCCCTTGCGGATTGGGTGGAAGGGTTGGGCGGCGGTGCGGTGGCGACGCTCCCGCTGCTATCGGCGTGCGCGCCGGAGCCGTTCGAGCCCAGCCCGTACTCCCCCTGCAGCCGCCTCGCCTGGAACGAGATCTACCTCGACGTCGAGCGCGCCCCCGGTTTCGCGGAGTGTCCCGAGGCTCGGGCGCTGCTGTCTTCCGCCTCGTACCGGGAGGAAGCGGAAGGGGCCCGGAAATCGCCTCTCGTCGACCACCGCCGCCTCCTTGCGCTGAAACGGAGCGTGCTGGAGCCGCTCGCCCGCCGATTCTTCCGGGACGGCTCCGATGCGGGCGAAGGGTATCGCCGGTTCCTCGCGGAGAATCCGCACATCGAGGATTACTCCTCCTTCCGGGCGGCGTGGGACGGCCGCGGAGCCCCCTGGCCCGCGTGGCCCTCCCCCCTTCGGGACGGGATCCTCCGGGAGGACGACTTCCCCGCCGAGGGAAAGCGGTACCACCTGTTCGTCCAATGGGCGCTCCATCGGCAGCTCCGGGAGCTGTCGTCCGGCCCCCGGAAGCCGCTGTACCTGGACCTCCCGCTCGGGACCGCGTACGACGGGTACGACGTGTGGAGGAACCGGGATCTGTTCGCGCTCGACGCGTCTTCGGGGGCGCCTCCGGACGATTTCTTCACCAGGGGGCAGGATTGGGGATTCCCCCCGCTCCACCCGGGGCGGAGCGGGGATCGGGGGCACGCCTACTTCCGCGCGTGCCTGGCGAGCCAGATGCGTTACGCGGGGACCGTGCGGATCGACCACGTCATGGGGCTGCACCGCTTCTTCTGGATCCCCAAAGGCGCGGGCCCCGGGGAGGGGACGTATATCCGGTACCCCGCGGAGGAGCTGTACGCCGTCGCCTGCCTCGAATCGAACCGGCACGGAACCCGCGTCGTGGGGGAGGACCTGGGGACGGTTCCACGATATGTGCGCCCCGCGATGGCGCGGCACGGGATCCGGCGGATGTTCGTCGCGCAGTTCGGGATGTCGCCGAAGCCGGAAAGGGCCCTCGCCGGGATCCCGAAGGGCTCCGTCGCCGCCGTGAACACCCATGACATGCCTCCCTTCGCCTCCTTCTGGAAGGGATCGGACATCGACGACCGGGTCTCCCTCGGGCTCCTCGACCCGGCGGGCGCTGTCCGGGAAAAGGCGCTGCGGAGGAAGGTCGTCGAAGCCCTGTCGGAATACTTCCGCAGGAAGGGGAGGCTGCCGGGGAAGGCGGGGAATCCCGGGGCGGAAAGGGCGCTGCGCGCCGCGCTCGCGCACCTTGCGGAAAGCGGCGCCGAAACCGTGATCGTGGGGCTGGAGGATCTCTGGCTGGAGCCGGCGCCGCAGAACACACCGGGCACATGGAAGGAGCGCTCCAACTGGGTGCGGAAGTGCCGGTTCTCCTTCGAGGAGTTCCGGGAGATGCCGGAGGTCGTCCGCGTCCTGGAGGAGATCGGCCGGATCCGGGTGACCGGTCCGGCGTTCGGTTGTACCATCGGGGGATGCATGTCCAATCCGGACCGGAGGCGCCGATGA